In a single window of the Oscarella lobularis chromosome 2, ooOscLobu1.1, whole genome shotgun sequence genome:
- the LOC136183824 gene encoding protein mono-ADP-ribosyltransferase PARP4-like isoform X11 codes for MSVFAKRQIALELSSFLPWKKKQEIRKKITSNGGTISYVVTKQTDFLVLGDPGTRSDVSYKARTATKYGIPVVSLDFIDECIGAKKIVDSDQFVVVGTTKSQQFGTGKIVVGDHHHNRQKVRISKNRPTFVGVNLNKIKTWSPGEEGPHHYDEEKAEVVKHSLLSFIDSRAKVTHFFSIEFHVTSEDSESPYRIFTQSGNVANEFESVAECRYFSNATEAEHVYTLLYQQHLKPPHNMKKTEFLSRNIGSKQLKKLNAELRVGALKDDSTLNPTICDLVNYIWESANGQLSSLLRVPVESIQPENVRKAQSILLAVRRALDDTNTCPNDLRKLTRDFYDVIPHADTSDVIDTKLKLARKRDLCQLIDDVVSVGESTDWAVRTSAAAKLRALRCDIQHLNDDDDEYEQVKKLVIDMDKRGVGIDVCNVFSLHRPAEDCSFSREIGNERLLFHASQVENYVGILSRGLLMPKIVVDDYGGKRTDPGMLGSGIYFADASSTSATYSNPGNGRRGTRLMLIGEVALGKVYDTDSKCLDMTSPPDRFNSVHAIQNTDETPSQFQNDEYAIYSTNQQRLRYLVEFTLPGDVTHTEDSSHESENDSESETNPISSTPIEIDLSDVKNIIDPLSKVEAGLIGSGKASIPLESVHVRATLLDLAARVIVLQSYRNKNAEPIEAKFVFPLDDMAAVCGFEAFINGKHIVGEVKEKEQAHKEYKEAISKGHGAYLMDEETPDVFTVSVGNLPPDASVLIKITYVAELAVEGESVAFSLPGSVAPWKKKDALSEITQSDVKTVKVEKEHTGDLSVQVAVEMPFDIRNVQSPTHKIKVKQTATKSMIELCPGQTLDGGFQVFISLAEIHVPRMWIEEQPETEHRACMLTFYPDFEADLDPFYDVIFVLDASNSMKGSAINDARKLVLLALHHLPDKCYFNIISFGSTFDELFPSCQPKNKETLASALDFIKTCQPSLGNTDFWRPYRSLYVTAPPRDSQSTPRNVFLFSDGHVNEEESTLIALKKGAQRCRLFAFGVGSSPNRHYLRSMAQVGGGHAEFFDGKAKSKWERKVKRQLSKAGQPVLTSVSVAWQQFNADAPKPIQAPAEIVSLFSGSRQVVYGFVENCTMATLKAEIGGKEVSTMVSTSELSMTTGKILHQLTARALIRDWEEGSLSADRMEHEIVKSTRKSYIINLSKEYSIVTQFTSFVAVEHRDENERFQKPSGPSIEELVSREDIDILPYMGWDEDEKTDASQLSPEDLVRSELEEGKKSEDFFVLQAERSYEKAVDVAKESLDPHHPLRLQACLALANFLNGIKLDKKAALSLSKQAFDDAISQLDSLSDASYKDSTLLMEQLKDFLWKLSPSEVLGCLVVRGDRPDVSAVASFDIKKRRLSAGQLVARSAQPPPPPPPPLPPPSSLPPSEDLIDDLFDMDYQSLVIDTGISSVKAGFAGDDAPRAEFPALVGRPRHQGVMVGMGQKDSYVGEEAVSKRGILTMRSPFELPRRVQKDTAAVAEKPKAKKKKNVSERRSHMLPVSDLMEETVSKESATDEIYDDVGASDDNFASYALKKEAVANETTVQYQQQQPLQELLMEETEEIARAVAEFSLDESLDDFLALENKADLPVRSSKGARMAYEGRVDQQPKIQMFQEQIAATEGILQQSIAMTSNVRFSNQKEELSRRASFQSSDDDDDNLYSVPAASPSYSPTSPVYAAVTPQLFAGKSLLKAKPRPKQAALPRKMKMMSRLSADSSVFPAPGAPPPPPAPSIASVAMRAAAAPRPPTSGRSTGAGPPPPPPPMLSMPQRRLAGGPPPPPSMLRRSTVDRSLDGLPPALEPSKEKAKEIDDGWIPARKMTSARRGVVAKESERRESDRDFDSRGGGRGDLLSQIKKGSSAKRAQTAPEEEIKRRYRFVSKLADKRDEDRQPTLFGGGGGGSRGGLLSQIKQGAKLKKSVEEKAQEASPKRQSAVEHLKASLSARRSAVETEKSTNQGWLGFVSLDDGEKEEEESSDWSGWSGSDAENEQENEAGEFEDEEKPKVLVTADSIPKIFSFQNQLGYWELNDSVCSLLGINCHSLLEQIHSAGIKSLGSTLYEDSLRLFATALVLVYLNLHFQSQFPMQSNIHFDVSKVDVKWRHRVQKAVDWFHETDRAIPSLCRRLELGSNYEAFARQILA; via the exons ATGAGCGTCTTTGCCAAGCGCCAAATCGCGCTCGAACTCAGCAGCTTTCTCCCgtggaagaaaaagcagGAAATACGCAAGAAGATCACGTCGAACGGCGGCACGATATCGTACGTCGTGACGAAACAGACGGATTTTCTCGTTCTTGGCGATCCGGGAACGCGAAGCGACGTTTCGTACAAAGCGCGAACAGCTACAAAGTACGGAATACCCGTCGTATCGCTCGAtttcatcgacgaatgcattggagcgaagaaaatcgtcgattcggatcaattcgtcgtcgttggaacGACAAAATCGCAGCAATTCGGAACGGGAAAAATCGTCg ttGGAGATCATCATCATAATCGTCAAAAAGTTCGAatttcgaaaaatcgacCGACTTTTGTTGGCGTGAATTTGAACAAaatcaa aaCTTGGTCTCCTGGAGAAGAAGGACCTCATCATTAcgatgaagaaaaggcgGAAGTAGTCAAACATTCCTTACTAAGT TTTATTGATTCTAGAGCTAAAGTGACTCATTTCTTCTCCATTGAATTCCACGTGACCTCGGAGGATTCAGAGAGTCCCTATAGAATTTTCACTCAATCGGGAAATGTTGCAAACGAATTTGAAAGTGTTGCAGAATGTCGCTACTTTTCCAATGCAACGGAAGCGGAACACGTGTACACTCTCCTCTATCAACAACACCTAAAACCGCCACATAACATGAAAAAAACTGAATTCTTATCAAGAAACATCGGATCAAAACAACtgaaaaaa TTGAATGCCGAATTGAGAGTCGGCGCACTGAAAGACGACTCCACATTGAATCCAACTATCTGCGATCTCGTCAATTATATTTGGGAATCAGCCAATGGGCaactctcttctctcctccGTGTCCCAGTCGAATCCATTCAACCGGAAAACGTTCGCAAAGCCCAATCCATTCTCTTAGCCGTACGACGCGCGCTAGACGATACAAACACGTGCCCAAACGATCTACGCAAACTCACGCGAGAtttctatgacgtcatacctCACGCAGACACATCGGACGTTATTGATACCAAATTGAAATTAGCTAGGAAACGCGATTTGTGTCAGCtgatcgatgacgtcgtttccgttgGAGAATCCACGGATTGGGCCGTGAGAACGAGCGCAGCTGCAAAATTGAGAGCACTTCGTTGCGACATACAACACTtgaatgatgatgacgatgaatATGAACAAGTCAAAAAACTCGTCATTGACATGGATAAAag gggTGTTGGTATTGATGTTTGTaatgtcttttctttgcatCGACCCGCTGAAGACTGTTCGTTTTCAAGAGAAATTGGCAACgaacgtcttctctttcacGCGTCCCAAGTCGAAAACTACGTCGGAATATTATCTAG AGGATTGCTTATGCCGAAAATAGTTGTTGATGATTACGGAGGAAAAAGAACGGATCCGGGAATGCTGGGCTCTGGAATTTATTTCGCAGATGcttcaag TACAAGCGCCACTTATTCGAATCCCGGAAATGGACGTCGTGGCACTCGACTAATGCTCATTGGAGAAGTAGCATTGGGAAAAGTTTAC gATACGGACTCCAAGTGTCtcgatatgacgtcacctccGGATCGATTTAACAGCGTTCACGCCATTCAAAACACAGACGAAACCCCGTCGCAAtttcaaaacgacgaataCGCAATTTACAGCACAAATCAACAAAGACTAAG ATATCTCGTGGAATTCACTCTTcccggtgacgtcactcacACAGAAGACTCCTCCCACGAATCCGAAAACGATTCCGAATCAGAAACAAATCCCATCTCATCCACTCcaatcgaaatcgatttatccgacgtcaaaaatatTATTGATCCTTTGAGCAAAGTGGAAGCGGGTCTCATTGGTTCAGGAAAGGCGTCAATTCCACTGGAATCGGTCCACGTGCGTGCCACGCTTCTCGATCTCGCCGCACGCGTCATCGTTCTTCAGTCGTATCGCAACAAAAACGCGGAACCCATCGAAgcgaaattcgtctttcCGCTCGACGACATGGCGGCCGTTTGCGGCTTCGAAGCCTTTATCAACGGAAAACACATCGTTGGGGaagtgaaggagaaggaacAAGCGCACAAGGAGTATAAGGAAGCGATAAGTAAAGGACACGGCGCCTATTTGATGGACGAAGAAACTCCC GATGTTTTTACTGTGAGTGTTGGGAATCTTCCCCCGGATGCGAGCGTCCTGATTAAGATTACGTATGTGGCTGAATTGGCTGTGGAAGGGGAAAGtgtcgcgttttcgttgcCAGGGAGCGTTGCTCcatggaaaaagaaagacgctCTTAGCGAAATCACGCAA agtgacgtcaaaacggtGAAAGTTGAGAAGGAACATACTGG AGATTTGTCTGTTCAAGTTGCCGTCGAAATGCCTTTTGATATTCGAAACGTTCAATCTCCAACTCACaaaatcaaagtcaaa CAAACGGCTACAAAATCCATGATAGAGTTGTGTCCAGGTCAAACATTGGACGGCGGATTTCAAGTCTTTATTTCCCTAGCTGAAATTCACGTACCCCGTATGTGGATAGAAGAGCAACCGGAAACGGAGCACAGA GCTTGCATGCTCACTTTCTATCCGGACTTCGAAGCCGATTTAGATCcgttttatgacgtcattttcgtccTAGACGCTTCGAACTCGATGAAG GGTTCAGCTATAAATGACGCTCGCAAACTCGTACTTCTCGCTCTTCATCATCTCCCGGATAAATGCTATTTTAATATCATTTCATTTGGCTCAA cttTTGATGAACTATTTCCGTCGTGTCAAccgaaaaataaagaaactCTCGCTTCGGCTCTCGACTTCATAAAA acTTGTCAACCTTCGCTTGGAAATACGGATTTTTGGCGTCCTTATCGTTCTCTCTACGTCACGGCGCCCCCCCGCGACAGCCAATCAACGCCAAGAAacgttttcctcttttctGACGGTCACGTGAACGAAGAGGAATCCACGTTGATTGCCTTGAAAAAAGGAGCGCAGCGCTGTCGACTCTTCGCCTTCGGAGTTGG GAGTTCGCCGAATCGACATTATCTTCGTTCTATGGCTCAAGTGGGAGGCGGTCACGCCGAGTTCTTCGACGGCAAAGCGAAAAGCAAGTGGGAAAGAAAG GTAAAACGTCAACTCTCCAAAGCCGGGCAACCCGTCTTGACGTCAGTCAGTGTCGCGTGGCAACAATTCAACGCCGACGCTCCCAAACCCATTCAG GCTCCGGCGGAAATTGTGTCGCTCTTTAGCGGCTCTCGACAAGTCGTCTATGGGTTTGTGGAAAATTGCACTATG GCAACTTTGAAAGCCGAAataggaggaaaagaagtctCCACGATGGTTTCGACATCAGAACTCAGCATGACTACAGGAAAA attCTTCATCAGCTGACTGCTCGCGCTCTGATTCGTGATTGGGAAGAGGGAAGCCTTTCGGCAGACAGAATGGAACACGaa ATTGTCAAAAGCACCCGGAAGTCGTACATCATCAACTTGAGCAAAGAATATTCGATAGTGACGCAATTTACGAGTTTCGTAGCCGTGGAACATCGAGACGAA AATGAACGCTTTCAGAAACCAAGCGGTCCTTCCATAGAAGAACTCGTCTCGCGAGAAGACATCGATATATTGCCATATATGGGATGGGATGAGGACGAAAAAACGGACGCTTCTCAACTT TCTCCTGAGGATTTGGTTCGCTCTGAACTCGAAGAGGGAAAGAAATCGGAAGACTTCTTCGTTCTCCAAGCGGAACGATCCTACGAAAAAGCCGTAGACGTAGCGAAAGAATCGCTCGACCCTCACCACCCTCTTCGCCTTCAA GCCTGTCTTGCCTTGGCGAATTTTCTCAACGGAATCAAATTAGATAAAAAGGCGGCATTGTCTCTATCCAAGCAAGCCTTTGACG ACGCAATATCCCAGCTGGATTCCCTAAGCGATGCAAGCTACAAGGACAGTACGCTATTGATGGAACAACTCAAGGATTTCTTGTGGAAGCTATCCCCATCTGAAG TTCTTGGATGTTTAGTTGTTAGAGGTGACAGGCCTGACGTGTCGGCAGTCGCTTCTTTTGATATTAAAAAGCGTCGTCTATCTGCTGGACAACTCGTGGCTCGATCTGCTCAaccccctcctcctcctcctccccctctcCCTCCCCCTTCCTCTCTACCTCCCTCTGAGGATCTAATAGACGATCTTTTTGACATGGACTATCAAAGTCTTGTCATCGATACGGGAATATCTTCAGTGAAA gCTGGTTTTGCCGGCGATGACGCGCCAAGAGCCGAGTTCCCGGCCCTCGTTGGTCGACCACGACATCAG GGCGTTATGGTTGGAATGGGACAGAAGGACAGCTACGTCGGGGAAGAGGCTGTTTCGAAACGGGGAATACTGACGATGAGGAGTCCGTTTGAGTTGCCACGTCGAGTCCAGAAGGACACCGCGGCGGTGGCGGAAAAACCTAAagctaaaaagaagaagaacgtttCCGAAAGACGTTCGCACA tgCTTCCTGTTTCTGATTTAATGGAGGAAACCGTCTCTAAAGAATCAGCGACAG ACGAGATTTATGATGATGTGGGCGCTAGCGACGATAATTTCGCTTCTTATGCATTGAAAAAGGAGG CGGTGGCAAATGAAACTACGGTTCAAtatcagcagcagcagcctcTTCAAG AGCTTCTAAtggaagaaacagaagaaataGCAAGAGCAGTCGCAG AATTCTCTTTGGATGAATCGCTGGACGATTTCTTGGCGTTGGAAAACAAAG CTGATCTTCCTGTGAGGTCATCAAAGGGTGCAAGAATGGCATATGAAGGACGTGTGGATCAACAGCCGAAAATTCAAATGTTTCAAGAACAAATAGCTGCAACTG AAGGAATTCTGCAACAGTCAATAGCTATGACATCAAATGttcgtttttcaaatcaGAAGGAAGAATTGTCTAGAAGAGCAA GTTTTCAAAGcagcgatgacgatgacgacaatcTTTATTCCG TGCCAGCAGCGAGTCCATCCTACTCTCCAACAAGTCCAGTTTATGCTGCCGTAACCCCTCAACTCTTCGCTGGTAAATCGTTGCTAAAAG cTAAGCCGCGCCCGAAACAAGCCGCTTTACCacgaaaaatgaaaatgatgtCACGGCTTTCTGCAG ACTCAAGCGTCTTCCCAGCACCAGGAgctcctccgcctccaccTGCTCCTTCTATTGCTTCAGTAGCGATgcgagcagcagcagcaccgcGGCCTCCAACGTCTGGACGATCCA CAGGGGCAGGTccacctccgccgccgccaccaaTGCTTTCAATGCCTCAAAGACGACTCG CAGGTGGGCCTCCGCCACCTCCATCAATGCTTCGACGATCCA CAGTGGACAGATCTTTGGATGGTCTACCGCCGGCATTAGAGCcttcaaaggagaaagcgaaGGAAATTG ACGATGGGTGGATACCAGCAAGAAAAATGACATCTGCAAGAAGAGGAGTAGTTGCAAAAGAAAGTGAACGACGTGAAAGTGACCGGGATTTTGATTCCAGAG GTGGAGGTAGAGGTGATCTCCTGTCTCAAATCAAGAAGGGTTCATCCGCTAAAAGAGCGCAAACGGCaccagaagaagaaattaaaCGACGTTATCGGTTTGTGTCAAAGCTTGCAGACAAACGCGATGAAGACAGAC AGCCAACGCTATTTGGAGGCGGTGGAGGCGGAAGTAGAGGCGGTCTCCTATCTCAAATCAAACAGGGCGCAAAACTGAAGAAGTCAGTTGAGGAAAAAGCACAAGAGGCATCACCTA AACGTCAGTCGGCAGTCGAACATCTAAAAGCTTCACTTTCCGCACGTCGTTCGGCAGTAGAAACCG AAAAGAGCACGAATCAAGGCTGGTTAGGGTTTGTTTCATTAGATgatggagaaaaagaagaggaagagtcGTCAGATTGGTCAGGTTGGTCTGGAAGTGACGCTGAAAACgaacaagaaaacgaagctggagaatttgaagatgaagaaaaaccTAAAGTGCTCGTGACCGCCGACTCAATACCAAAAATCTTCTCATTCCAAAACCAG CTTGGCTACTGGGAGCTCAATGATTCAGTCTGTTCTCTTCTTGGTATCAATTGTCATTCCCTTCTCGAACAAATCCACTCAGCGGGAATCAAGAGCCTCGGATCCACTCTCTACGAAGATAGCCTTAGATTATTCGCCACTGCTCTAGTACTCGTCTACCTTAACCTCCATTTCCAATCACAGTTTCCCATGCAATCGAATAtccattttgacgtcagcaaagtcgacgtcaagTGGCGTCATCGAGTCCAAAAAGCCGTTGATTGGTTTCACGAGACGGATAGAGCGATTCCTTCGctctgtcgtcgtcttgagcTCGGATCAAATTACGAGGCATTTGCAAGACAAATTTTAGCGTAG